The genomic region TTCATGTTTATATCTGAATTTCATGTTTAATATGATGAAATCCCCTCTAAACACTAAAAACGAAGCTCACATTAGAAGGAATCACTGCAGTGTCTCGATAATCGTTCAGTTATGGTCACATGAGGTCAGCTAACTTTGGGATCCACTAAAGTAAACgacaaaacagaacataatatatgtttaaaaaaagaaaacaaatggatcTGATGGGATAGTTACTGGCCTTTAAAAAGAGGAGATACTtacagagtattagggccaggctgagaaaaaaaaaacattaatagaaATTTCAATTACGaatataaagtcataatataaggagaataaagtcaaaataacacaagtataaagttgaaagaaaaggatatagtcataaaattacaagatcAAAGTCATAATGGTCCAAGAATTAAGTTATACAACAAGaattaagtcaaaataatacaagaataaagtcctAATATGAGAACAATTCATATTATTACAAGaactaaatcaaaataaaacgaGGATAAATTCTAaatcatgagaataaagtcagaatattaccACAATAAaatggtaatattatgactttaaacttttatttcaactttatgtAATGTAAAATCTATTCttgtacgactttattctcatattattttgtctttattccttattatttcaatttttatataattttgactttattctcatcatATGAGTTTAATCTTATAATATGactattattgtattatttcagctttattcacataatgttatgactttaatctcgtgattttatatttttttatttcctagcGTGGCTCCGATTCTCCGATGTTCCATCTTGGATTAGGCCAAACTGAAGGTCTAAGTTTCCTTTGTGTCACATTTCAAACAGGGAAGCAGATTGTAGTTCTATCGGGAACAGAAACGTTTGTCTCCGTGCCGAAGCGTTCCCACATTTCCTCACATTGAACTTCGCAGACGGATGACAACGTATAGCAAACACGACATGAAGGTCCATGTCAGCTCATGCATCTTTTCCCTTTCTGTTGGATCGCATCGAAGCGACGGTCAGCTGATCTGTTAGCATCTGGGGTTTGAAATGAAGCAGAGCTGAACTTTCCTGGTAGGTCCGTCTCTCAGTAAGGAATCCATCTTGACTCGGATGCTCTGTACTTCCTGTGGTGAGTCAGCTCCTTCCCTCTGTCTCAGTTAAATGAGTCCAATCAGCCGCTTCCTGTTACGATGCGTCTCCTCCTGCGTTAGGAGCTGACCTGCGTCGCCTCGCCGCCCGTCTCTACCAGCGTCACCTGACCTTCCTCCCCTTCCATGATGATTCCCCCTTCCTGCAGCACCACcatctctccttcctcctccactACGCCGGCGGCgccctcctcttcatcctccccTCCCACCACCTCCTCCGGGCTGGCGGCGTTGGCGCCGGCCGCGGCGTTGCCGTTGCTGGTGTTGGCCTGACTCTGAGCCATGGCCTCCAGCTTCATGCGGTACTCCTCGGCTTCCTGCTCCTTACGGAGGAGCTGCTGCCGGTACTCCTGAGCCTTCCTGTTAGCTTCTTGCAGCtgtctctgcagcagctcctgaagaacgaagaagaagaaacctttacaatgaaaacagacaaaatagtGAACCGAACCGGTTCAGTGGGACAAGGCAACAGTGAACAGAACTTTTTAAATCCAGATGTAAGTTGGTAGTTTTGAAACGTATTTCtgttatgaataaattaattttggaGATATTAAAGGCTAAATCAAACTTGCCCAAGTACAGTACCATGTGGAACACCAAAACTGACTGACTACTGAATGtggataaattaaaaaagaaacagaaaataaactttggATGATCTGATACATTCATGTTCaatacatttgaattatttattgaaCAGAATTTATGCAACACACATCCAGATGAATCTTGTTTATTAGATTAAGgaagttttcacacctgatagttcggtagactcggtttgattggggaccaaaatcacaacatttgttaaattttcagctgctgtgtttctctttcacactgtATCAAACGatccaaattaatttaaaaaaagctgttcccctcctctcctgtgggggcgctgtaccaagaactactgaaggaaacaacataagAACCTCCAAAGAAGACAAGAActcaactttcttcttcatgaaatgtagataaaaatggagtggcgtcagattttagcaattgtaggatttctcttttgtctttggcaaaagaccaggagccattaggagccatttctgctgctagcgctagacgCTTGCAttagttttggttgtatttacccagaattccctgctttataataaaaaatctggagGGACATTTTGActattgaattgaattaaatcaCCTCAAACAGACAGATGTGAgtgtaaatgtattttgctTTGTAATAacccttttttaaatgtaattcagcTACGTGAACAGGAACTACTCACAGTCTCTCCTGTGTCGTTGTGGTTGTTGGTCACCTCCAGCTTCCTCTTCCTGGAGGGCGGAGGCTGCGGCTCCTCTGTTACCACCTCCTCTGTCACCGTGTTGGCCGGCACTGCGAgcactgacagaaaaaaaacaaactaataattATCACCGCATAAACCGTCCTGCAGCCTCCGGCCCTCAGTCTGGGACTTACTCTGCTGTCCGTGCTGCATCGTGACGAAGAAGGGCTGGGACATCCCCCCTGTGGTCTGAAGGTTGCCATGTTGGTCCGTTACGATCGTGATGACCCGCTGACCGCTCTCATTCACCACTGTGGCATGCTGGATGTTGGAGTCCAGAGCACTGGCTGCCATCGCCTCCTCTGACTCTCCTGCagagcaaaaacatttcagagagaGAGATCGCTTCAACTGGAGACACTGACTTTACAACCAgctgaaagaaatatttatacatcttaaactttaaatcaaaagtaCTCACAggttaagaaaatatttataaaaactaacatcaagcaaataaagtagcCTGATTTTTTCCCTGCACAAAATAGATTTTACTAGTTATTGTCATTGGACAAATGTGCAATGagtacatagaaaaaaatactgaaaaacacaaaatacaagtATTACTAGTAAtaatagataaataataaaataaacataaatctagactaaatataaaataatatgttgcTATATATGAGGCATAGATCTAACAAGGATGTTGCaaatttctgcattaaaaatgtagttttcagtttcttttgaacttgattaaataaatttattaaaaacaggatttgtttcactttctttcaagcgtttgctatatttagccaggtttaataaattaaacaaaagcagaTTTGAGTTCAGTAAAAGTTTATAGTTCTATTAATTATAAGAGCTCGGTAATAcaaagacaaatactttgtgtcgtactttacattttgtattgtaagaaaattaggttgttaataattttataacattaataaaaagtctccatctCCATCAGATCAACCATCTGTGCTGGACGggttcagatttgtatttttctgaactGCAGTTGAGGGCTGCACAAAATCAGCCCATGGGCCAGAAACGGCCCCCAGGCCgcactttgaacacccctgatgtaaaccttttcacatgttttcatgttacaaTAACAAACTTCACTCCTTAGACTCTAAACGCTTCAGTTCCTCATGCTCTCCAGGTCAGAGAGTATTTAAACGCCGTTGTACCAACATGAGGCTCATTTTAGTTTCTGTTCTCACCTGCGTTAGCCTTGTTCAGCAGCTCCGCCAGGTTCACCCCCTGGATGGCGGGTATTCCCTGGATTATGAACTGTGGCTGGTTGGTGGTGCTGGTCGTCTCCACATTCATGCTCACCTGGTTCATGTTAACCTGGTTCTGCATGCTCTCCTGTAAGCAAACACCAGCAAACACCTGGCTAAGTGCGAACATGCTAGCTAATTAGCTCCTACAATGGATTAAACTATAGTTTTATAATTATTCTGTTGGTGCAGATATTAAGTTGGCACTTTGATGTGGCATCCTGTAGAAAGAGTAAATGTTTAAGATGATTTGCAGCTgcagtaataattaaaaacaacttaatttgGCAGAAAAAGGAGAAGCCGACTGGATGTTGCAGCTCCTCTCACCTGCAGCATCAGCATCAGCTCCGTGTTCTGGATGTCGGCTGCGATGTCGAATGGCGTCTTTTCGAATTTGCTGCGCGCGTGGACGTCGGCGCCGTGTTTGATGAGGGTGTCGCACACGCCGTGGTGTCCGTGCTGCGCCGCCCAATGGAGAGCCGTCATCTTCAGCATGTCTTTGGCGTTGATGTCCGCACCGCTCTGAAGGCAGATTTACCAAAAacgattaaaaaaattaattcacatGAATTTATCTGGTCGTCTGCATTTAgagcaaaaagtaaaagtctTGATGCAACGTTTAGTCGTTTCACCAAACATTCAAGTAATCAGTAAAAACTTtcgatttttttaaactacttcataattatgttttttttaaagattttattgtttctcttgTCCCCCGCTtcatattttctacttttaaagttttagtgGTTTTAATTGCGActcttttattttagattaatttcgTTTTAAGAAAGTTTCCTAATTGTTTATAAACAGTCTGTTTTTAATTGCTTTACTGTTTATAAActagctgttttattatttaaaaactagttgttttattgtttataaattagttttttttattgttcgtAAACAGTCTTTATTGATTTACTTTATTCAACAGACTCGTGGTCCACAAAGATGATACACAGACAACACAacatataaagaataaaagacaaaaataaaatttaaaaaaataaaaatcttataaaaGACTTGATACCAATGTTTCCACAGAGCCGATTGGTATCTTAGTGCACTGAAAGAGGgatgtgaaaacattacaataagaCTGTTCAATGAGCTGCCTAAACGACACATGAACTTGTATACCAGATTTCTCAACAGAGCCTGGAATGTTCTGACATGTGCGTTACAAAACATCTCACTTGCACTGCTAAGCctggatttctttattttttataagctgtttttattgtttataaactagttcttttcattctttatcaactttttttgtttattatttttaatatttcgcATTATCCTCTCCATCCACTTTTCTGTCTATATACATACATTAAATGCACCCtaagagtccaaaaacacaaTTCGGTCCAACTATTTTCTGCTCTTTGAATCTATCACACCCCCTGGTGATGTCATAAAGGTAAAGAAAAGATGGCCGACTGAATCAAA from Xiphophorus couchianus chromosome 13, X_couchianus-1.0, whole genome shotgun sequence harbors:
- the gabpb2a gene encoding GA-binding protein subunit beta-2a — translated: MSLVDLGKRLLEAARKGNDDEVRNLMANGAPFTTDWLGTSPLHLAAQHGHYSTADVLLRAGVSRDARTKVDRTPLHMAAAEGHTVIVELLIRSGADINAKDMLKMTALHWAAQHGHHGVCDTLIKHGADVHARSKFEKTPFDIAADIQNTELMLMLQESMQNQVNMNQVSMNVETTSTTNQPQFIIQGIPAIQGVNLAELLNKANAGESEEAMAASALDSNIQHATVVNESGQRVITIVTDQHGNLQTTGGMSQPFFVTMQHGQQMLAVPANTVTEEVVTEEPQPPPSRKRKLEVTNNHNDTGETELLQRQLQEANRKAQEYRQQLLRKEQEAEEYRMKLEAMAQSQANTSNGNAAAGANAASPEEVVGGEDEEEGAAGVVEEEGEMVVLQEGGIIMEGEEGQVTLVETGGEATQVSS